From a region of the Desmodus rotundus isolate HL8 chromosome 7, HLdesRot8A.1, whole genome shotgun sequence genome:
- the COCH gene encoding cochlin, translated as MAATWSPVLCLGVSLLLQLPEPVGSEGPVPIAITCFTRGLDIRKEKADVLCPGGCPLEEFSVFGNIVYASVSSICGAAVHRGVISDSGGPVRIYSLPGRENYSSVLANGIQSQPLSRWSASFTVTKGKSATQEATGQAVSTARPPAGKRLKKTPDKKAGNKDCKADIAFLIDGSFNIGQRRFNLQKNFVGKVALMLGIGTEGPHVGLVQASEHPKIEFYLKNFTSAKDVLFAIKEVGFRGGNSNTGKALKHTAQKFFTADAGVRKGIPKVVVVFIDGWPSDDIEEAGIVAREFGVNVFIVSVAKPIPEELGMVQDVAFVDKAVCRSNGFFSYHMPNWFGTTKYVKPLVQKLCTHEQMMCSKTCYNSVNIAFLIDGSSSVGDSNFRLMLEFVSNIAKTFEISDIGAKIAAVQFTYDQRTEFSFTDYSTKENILAVIRNIRYMSGGTATGDAISFTVRNVFGPVRDSPNKNFLVIVTDGQSYDDVRGPAAAAHDAGITIFSVGVAWAPLDDLKDMASKPKESHAFFTREFTGLEPIVSDVIRGICRDFLESQQ; from the exons ATGGCAGCAACCTGGAGCCCCGTTCTCTGCCTCG GTGTGAgtctgctgctgcagctgccggAGCCCGTGGGCAGCGAGGGGCCGG TTCCCATTGCTATCACGTGCTTTACCAGAGGCCTGGACatcaggaaagagaaagcagatgTCCTCTGCCCAGGGGGCTGCCCCCTTGAGGAATTCTCCGTGTTTGGGAACATAGTGTATGCTTCTGTGTCGAGCATATGTGGCGCCGCTGTCCACAG GGGAGTCATCAGCGACTCCGGGGGGCCTGTGAGAATCTACAGCCTCCCGGGTCGAGAAAACTATTCCTCGGTACTTGCCAATGGCATCCAGTCTCAGCCGCTTTCCCGATGGTCTGCTTCTTTCACGGTGACAA AAGGCAAAAGTGCTACCCAGGAAGCCACAGGACAAGCAGTGTCCACAGCACGTCCGCCAGCAG GCAAACGACTAAAGAAAACACCTGACAAGAAAGCTGGCAATAAAG ACTGTAAAGCAGACATTGCATTTCTGATTGATGGAAGTTTTAATATTGGGCAGCGCCGATTTAATCTACAGAAGAATTTTGTTGGGAAAGTGGCTCTGATGCTGGGAATTGGAACAGAAGGACCACATGTGGGCCTTGTTCAAGCCAG tGAACATCCCAAAATAGAATTTTACTTGAAAAACTTTACATCAGCCAAAGACGTTTTGTTTGCCATAAAGGAAGTAGGTTTCCGAGGGGGTAATTCCAACACAG GAAAAGCTTTGAAGCATACCGCCCAGAAATTCTTCACAGCAGACGCTGGCGTGAGAAAAGGGATCCCCAAAGTGGTGGTGGTATTTATTGATGGCTGGCCTTCTGACGACATTGAGGAAGCAGGCATTGTGGCTAGAGAGTTTGGTGTCAATGTATTTATAGTTTCTGTGGCCAAGCCTATCCCTGAAGAACTGGGGATGGTTCAGGATGTTGCATTTGTTGACAAG GCCGTCTGTCGGAGTAATGGCTTCTTCTCTTACCACATGCCCAACTGGTTTGGCACCACAAAATACGTAAAGCCTCTGGTACAGAAGCTCTGCACTCATGAGCAAATGATGTGCAGCAAGACCTGTTATAACTCAGTGAACATCGCCTTTCTCATCGATGGCTCTAGCAGTGTTGGAGACAGTAATTTCCGCCTCATGCTTGAATTTGTTTCCAACATAGCCAAGACTtttgaaatctcagacattgGTGCCAAGATAGCTGCTGTACAGTTCACCTATGATCAGCGCACAGAATTCAGTTTCACTGACTACAGCACCAAAGAAAACATCCTGGCGGTTATCAGAAACATCCGCTATATGAGTGGTGGGACAGCTACTGGGGATGCCATTTCCTTCACCGTGAGAAACGTGTTTGGCCCGGTGAGGGACAGCCCCAACAAGAACTTCCTGGTGATTGTCACCGACGGGCAGTCCTACGATGACGTGCGAGGCCCTGCTGCTGCCGCCCACGATGCAG GTATCACCATCTTCTCTGTTGGTGTGGCTTGGGCACCTCTGGATGACCTGAAAGATATGGCCTCTAAGCCAAAGGAGTCACATGCTTTCTTCACAAGAGAGTTCACGGGACTAGAACCAATAGTTTCCGATGTCATCAGGGGCATTTGCAGAGATTTCTTAGAATCCCAGCAATAA